A section of the Cutibacterium granulosum genome encodes:
- the hemE gene encoding uroporphyrinogen decarboxylase, protein MNTPALLAAMTGQRPDHHPVWFMRQAGRSLPEYRAAREGTTMLQSCLTPDLAAEITCQPVRRHKVDAAVLYSDIMVPLALAGVGVHIEPGVGPVVDEPIRTAADVAKLTSIPAGDAAVVEQAAKLVVDELGEATPLIGFAGAPFTIAAYLVAGRPSRDHLAARAMMHSDPQAWGELMDWVARLDAAFLAAQVAGGARAVQLFDSWAGSLSAGDYRSHVAPHSLRALAELDRKLPMVHFGVNATHLLDEMAQVVAQSSTHPVMGVDHRITLSDAAATLMVSGLDMPLQGNINPALLLAGWDALEAETRAVVAAGAQTEGHIVNLGHGVPAQTDPEVLTRLVELVHSL, encoded by the coding sequence ATGAATACTCCAGCCCTTCTGGCCGCCATGACCGGCCAGCGTCCCGATCACCATCCGGTGTGGTTCATGCGCCAGGCCGGGCGTTCCCTGCCCGAGTACCGCGCAGCTCGTGAGGGCACGACGATGTTGCAGTCGTGCCTCACCCCGGATCTCGCCGCCGAGATCACCTGCCAACCGGTGCGCCGGCACAAGGTGGATGCGGCGGTGCTGTACTCCGACATCATGGTGCCGCTGGCCCTGGCCGGGGTGGGGGTGCACATCGAACCGGGCGTGGGACCTGTGGTCGACGAGCCGATCCGCACCGCTGCCGATGTGGCCAAGCTCACCAGCATCCCGGCAGGTGACGCAGCGGTCGTCGAACAGGCAGCCAAGCTCGTCGTCGACGAGCTCGGTGAGGCCACCCCCCTCATCGGTTTCGCCGGCGCCCCGTTCACCATCGCTGCCTACCTGGTCGCCGGTCGCCCCAGCCGGGATCACCTCGCCGCGCGCGCCATGATGCACTCCGACCCCCAAGCCTGGGGCGAACTCATGGACTGGGTGGCACGCCTCGATGCCGCATTCCTGGCAGCCCAGGTGGCTGGTGGGGCCCGAGCCGTGCAGTTGTTCGACTCGTGGGCAGGCTCGCTGAGCGCGGGCGACTACCGCAGTCACGTCGCCCCACACTCGCTGAGGGCACTTGCCGAGCTGGATCGGAAGCTGCCCATGGTGCATTTCGGGGTCAATGCCACCCATCTCTTGGACGAGATGGCCCAGGTGGTTGCCCAGTCCTCAACACACCCGGTGATGGGCGTGGACCACCGGATCACCCTGTCCGATGCCGCAGCCACCCTCATGGTGTCGGGCCTGGACATGCCGTTGCAGGGCAACATCAACCCGGCGCTGCTGCTGGCCGGGTGGGACGCCTTGGAAGCCGAGACCCGAGCAGTCGTCGCAGCAGGGGCCCAGACCGAGGGGCACATCGTCAATCTGGGCCACGGGGTTCCGGCGCAGACCGACCCCGAGGTGCTCACCCGTCTCGTGGAGCTGGTGCATTCGCTGTGA
- a CDS encoding protoporphyrinogen/coproporphyrinogen oxidase has translation MAGLVAAWQLTQAGLKPVLVESRGYTGGLVAGSQLAGIAYDIGAEGWATRRPDTSQLATELGLVVEPPVRQPSWVWFDDGAFAMPSDAVLGIPSDVTSTDVVTAIGGTAADLAAGLDSRPVPDEVPESLGELVRTRLGEEVLTRLVGPIAGGIHAAVPDLLSADVVAPGLRAALVRTGSLQQAVAAQVRARGDSQVVASVAGGMFRMPQTLHEQIEAAGGQILTRTGAKSISASPTGLEPGASPTTAGAANVPTPDGHDAQGGRWLVTTAATSRNPNPSLPPIPDGEPVTYCTDRVIVACSAAPALDLLSGVIDVTGPALTAGAPIAHVNLALQAPELDGAPRGGGMLVAPGSTTVKAKALTHLSRKWPSLGASCPSHVHLVRVSYGRKGEKAVPLSVEQALTDASVLFGVKLTSDQLLDSAIIHWDGALAPTTPRTRAWVQELHARLEKVPGLALTGAWASGSGIGALVPHARTAARKLA, from the coding sequence ATGGCCGGGCTGGTGGCCGCCTGGCAACTGACCCAGGCCGGGCTGAAACCGGTCCTCGTCGAATCGCGCGGTTACACCGGCGGCCTGGTCGCAGGATCACAGCTGGCCGGGATCGCCTACGACATCGGAGCCGAGGGGTGGGCGACTCGTCGCCCTGACACCAGCCAGTTGGCCACCGAACTCGGTCTGGTCGTCGAGCCGCCAGTGCGTCAGCCCTCCTGGGTGTGGTTCGACGACGGGGCGTTCGCCATGCCATCCGACGCGGTACTGGGCATCCCGTCCGACGTCACCTCCACCGACGTCGTGACCGCCATCGGGGGCACGGCGGCCGACCTTGCTGCCGGGTTGGACTCCCGACCGGTTCCCGACGAGGTACCGGAGAGTTTGGGGGAGCTGGTGCGCACCCGACTGGGCGAGGAGGTGCTCACACGACTGGTGGGGCCGATCGCTGGCGGCATCCACGCCGCGGTTCCCGACCTGCTCTCAGCAGATGTCGTCGCCCCGGGGCTGCGTGCCGCACTGGTGCGCACCGGGTCGTTGCAGCAGGCCGTCGCAGCTCAGGTGCGCGCCCGGGGTGACTCCCAGGTCGTCGCCTCGGTGGCCGGTGGCATGTTCCGCATGCCGCAGACCCTGCACGAACAGATCGAGGCCGCCGGTGGCCAGATCCTCACCCGGACCGGGGCGAAGTCCATCAGCGCCTCCCCCACCGGACTCGAACCGGGTGCCTCCCCCACCACGGCAGGGGCCGCCAACGTTCCGACGCCGGATGGGCACGACGCCCAAGGCGGGCGTTGGCTGGTCACCACCGCTGCCACCTCACGCAATCCCAATCCGTCCCTGCCCCCGATTCCCGATGGCGAACCGGTCACCTACTGCACCGACCGGGTCATCGTGGCGTGCAGCGCCGCCCCAGCCCTCGACCTGTTGTCCGGCGTGATCGACGTCACCGGGCCAGCGCTCACCGCTGGAGCTCCCATCGCCCACGTCAACCTGGCACTGCAGGCTCCGGAACTGGACGGGGCACCACGTGGCGGCGGAATGCTCGTCGCCCCCGGGTCGACAACCGTCAAGGCGAAGGCCCTCACCCATCTGTCGAGGAAGTGGCCGAGCCTGGGAGCGTCCTGCCCATCGCACGTGCACCTGGTGCGCGTCTCGTACGGCCGCAAGGGTGAGAAGGCGGTGCCGCTGTCGGTCGAGCAGGCGCTGACCGACGCGTCGGTACTGTTCGGCGTGAAACTCACGAGTGACCAGCTGCTGGACTCGGCGATCATCCACTGGGACGGTGCCCTGGCGCCCACCACCCCGCGTACCCGGGCGTGGGTGCAGGAGTTGCACGCACGTCTGGAGAAGGTGCCGGGGCTTGCCCTCACCGGGGCCTGGGCCAGCGGATCGGGTATCGGGGCCTTGGTGCCACATGCTCGGACCGCCGCTCGAAAGCTCGCCTGA